The Aedes aegypti strain LVP_AGWG chromosome 1, AaegL5.0 Primary Assembly, whole genome shotgun sequence sequence gtcatttttgaatgacccctaagcATATCTTGAAAAACACTCAGGAGATTTAATACCATTCCTTTTAAAGTTATCATTCATGATAAAGAAATCATAATCATATAATAAAGATTTCAACAAGATTTTCCTCAACGATACCTTTACACCAGTATGAACTAGGGAAGAACACATGGTCAATTTTGTTGAGAAATCTTTGGCAGAGACTGCAGGAGTAATCTTTGGATAAAATGATGGATAACCGCTTCAgagaaatctgtgaaggaaatttctctagaaatttcatgTGGATACCTTCATCGAAATTCACAGAAGAGACCCCAATAGATGCATTTGaataactcctggaagaattcatggagtaattcctggaaaaacaaaTGTTaggattcttgaaagaatttctgtaaaaatggcTGCTATATATGGCTGCGCCTTAACTTAAACAAAACTTCGGACTTCAGGATTGTTTCGGCAATGCAGTCTTAGGAACAATTAAAACGTCAAATATGTTCTATGCCTGGTGTTTCAATGGTTTATGCCGTCTATCTCATTTttaggaagaattcctgttaatTTATTTGGTAGATATTCTAGTGGTGTAAATACTGGAGGAATCAATATAGGAAACTATGGAAGAAATGCTGAGAAAATGCATGAACATTCGTTGAAGCATCCTTGAAGTAATCGctgtggaaattactggagagGTATTAGCAAGATACTACTTGCAGAAACTTCTTCTaagcatcccttgaaaaatcaCTAGAGGATATTGAGgacgaattcctggaagaatcttaagatgaatttctggaagagtttCAAAATGTGTGTAGCTTTTCTTCAAAGAAGATGTGAACTATGGAATAAATTCGTTTGAATCACTGCAGTcaaatttttttcactaaagTGCACTGCAGAGACGACTTTGGAGtccattttgcttaaaaaaaagcCAGAGAGCTTCTATTTGACATAGAGTCTTCTAAGAAACTTACATTGAATAAGTGATCAAGTCTCTAAAAATAGACCTGCTCATAAATGTTGATGAAAAACGAGATCAAAATGATTTCAATCAGGAACCAAAAACAAGAAAACGAGGCCACAGAAAATTAGGCAAAACTCTAAaagtaattcaaaaatataaaaaaaatcctagaaaactTCGTAGAAAACCCAACCCGACATTCCTCAGAGGGCTAATCTaagaatttgcttcaaaatgtcAAGGTCAAGGTATAACCTCCACCAGAAATTCAATTAATGAACTTTTCACGAATTTCCGAGATTTTCGATTAGTATACTTTCATAAATTCAATTAGGCCCTTCTTAAGTTATCTCTAAACATTCTGAAGATTTTTAACAGGAAGTATTATTCCTTCATAGTTtctgggataaattttcaactatTTTACAAGTATTTTTGAGGAATATCCTTGCGTTATCTCTGACGAAAGaccttaaaaactacctaatgaACTCCTGCAAGGTTGATGAACTTAAACAAGGATCTCTAATAAAACTACCATTGTAAAAAGTCTTGcaagaattttcagaattacTGCTGCGATAATTATATATAAAATATCACACTATGCCTTGGAAATAGCTGCAGAATCTGAGTGCAAATCCTAGACGATTCTCGTAAGATTTTGATGTAAATCGATGAAATCGTGGAGTAATTTGTGAATCTGTTTTGCTAATCGCTTtctaatttcaagaattttcaacttttaaaaataaatccacATGTAACAGAGCCATCTAGGTGTGAAAACATTAAACTGATGCTTATCGCCATATATTTCAGCAATTTGCTGTTCATACAAACCTAAACCCCACTTTGAACCATTAGCGGAGACCCCGTGAACCAATTGACTTATAATGTTCAGGAAGCAATGTTACTATCATAGATGCAAGATTTTGATTTCACAATTTCATATATGTTGGGCTAGTCTGCTATCCAGCAATACTTACGCATGAGGTTCGGGAAACTCCCACACCAAGATGTTTTCCGCCTTGAGATCACGGTAGATTACCCTCCTCCGGTGCAGATATTCCATGGCCTTGGCTGCCTGGAGAACCAGCGATTGGAAACAGTACGGACCGATGCGAGCGCCACTTCGACGAAAGTGGCGCAGCACGGCATCCAGCGCCCCCTTCGGAGCCAAGTCCAGCACCAGCGCCAACGGTTGCGTACAGACTCCAATCAACGGAACGATGTTCGGATGGCGTAGCGTCAGAAGAACGGCCAACTCCTGCCGCGCTGTACAGTAAGCCTTGCACGAGTGCTGCAACGGATCGCGTTCCCACTTTCCGAGGGCAGCTTTGTACGCTATGATGGCACTTTGACGAGCTCGCGGACCCGGTGCGACCGGTTGCAGCATCTTCATCGCTACCGGGATAATGGTCTTAGAACCGCGGGTCTTGCACGTTGCTTTGAACACAAAGCCGAACGCTCCACGTCCTAGAAGTGGCCCTCGAGTGATATCACCTGACTTGATCACGTAGTTCTCCGAGAGATCCAGGAaattctacggaaaatgtacatttagaaagttgttcaatacTGACTTGCTTACAACTTACCACATCCGGAGTGATCCGGCTCAGATCGATCTCCCCATGGATCGGACAGGCCACCGATTTCTTATCGTACGCAGCCAGAATGCATTCTTCCACCATCCACGAGTAGCTTGGAGGCCCTGGCATATCCCCTGCGTTCACAAGGGGATGGCCTTCGATGGAAGTAGCCCGCGAGCTATCGGCCGATTCCTGCCCTACCCCAGAATCACAATCGGACCACCCAACCGAGTCCTGTGACTTACGCGAAGGAACCAAGTCGTTCAATATACCCGGCAACTCGTTCAACCCACTGGACTCCCCGAACTCCTGCCTCCTGTCGACACTCAGCCGTTTGTGCATCATGGGTCGTTGAGTGCCCATCACTCCGGAACTTGACTTCACTTGCGAAGGAAAATTCGGAACGTGTCGGTCCTCGCAATCACGCAGGCATTTCGGGCATGGAACCAACCTGGTCACCAAGAAGCGACCTTCCGAGGTATGCACAAACCGAGTACCCAACGTAGGGTACCAGTCTTCCAGCAGCAAATCGATGTGATCTACACTGAGTGCCAAAAGCTGCGTCAGGCACCGTACATTGACTTCGATTTCCACCGAGGCCAGTTCCGCTCCGACTTCGTCCAGTTTCCGTATCTTCAACGCATTGAATGGGAAATATATCTCCAAGATCGAAGTCGAAGTGAGATCAATATCGCACCAGATTCCGTCCTGTTTCAGTTTGAAGCGGTTCATCGGGTTGCGATAAGGCGAGGTCGGGCAGGTCACGGAGATCTCCCTCATTTTGAACACCAGCGTTGATCCGTAGTACAGGGCTAGACCCGTTTGCCAGACTGCCCAGTGCGACGACATGTTCAGCACTTGGTTGATGTCCGGGTCGGATGAGACGTCCTTGGGAAGGGGATAGAGGGACCGGATCGCTTCGATGACCTGATCGTCAGCCAGAACCCGAGTTATGAGTCGGGACCAGAAGCCGGATGGGAAGTAAGACATCAGAAGCAGGCGAGAAATGGTTTGTTCGTGACGGGGTAGAGTTTGGATATCGCAGGCGTTGTTCAGGGTTGGCGTCTGTGGTTCGGATGTGACCGGCTCGTAGGTCGGTAAATTGGTGTTCAGCGGATTGCGACGCGTTCGCATAACCCATCCCTTGGAACGTGTTGCGATCTGCAAGACAAGAAATGAATCAGGACTGTCTCAAGGTCATTTGAGTGAAGCTTACCTTAACGGTAACTACCCTATCTGCTGTGCTGTCTTCTTCCAAAGGAAGAAGTGATGGAATAAGTAGGGTTCTCGCATCCCACGATAAGGCGACTTcgaatttgttcaacaaactgacAATGTACCTGTAACAAACCCGAAACAGTCAATTCACTCATCCTATGAACGCTTAATCAGAACTTACCCTCGGTTATCGCTGCTCCCCAGGCAAGAACTCTTGAACACATGCTGCAAGTCGTCCATCTTCATAACCCCGGTCCTAGCGAACGGGTTGATCTCCCGGACGGTAACCACGTGTGCCAACATATCGCACAGCCACTGCGGATCCAAGAAGTACAAATCGCGCAACGTCGCATCGTCATAGTGCAGAAGAACGCCATTGTCGTGGAGAAACATGGTAGCTTGGTTCAACTCGGACCAATCGCGGAAACCCTTGAACCCCCGAAGTTGCATCTCCTGAGTCACCATCGATCGATACCGATCGGCATCCAGCACCGGATCTGCTCCGAACTGCCTCAGTGATGAGGATATGGCACCTACAACATCTTCCAGTGCCAAGTAGCTCGCTGGAACTCGTTGATACAGAAGAGGCTCTTTGCAACCCGGAGGTCGCAACGAAAACGCCGTATCGTAGATCAGATTCGCCAACAGTTTGATATTGTGGCCAGTTCTACAGCTGACTTCGATGGAGTCCAAAACCCTCGGCAGTCCAATTTTCTCCGCGTCGGACACCGCTATGAACCGGTCTCTAATGATCTGCTGCAGCTCTTCCGCCTTCTTCGCTGGCAATGTCTCTCCAACTGCGTCGTAATGTGTCCCCACAATAATAACCGGAGAGTTCGGAGCTCGCGCCTGGATATTACCCAGCCACTGCAAAACTTCCGCCAATCCCTTACGCCCATCGATGATCCTCCACAACACCAGATACAGACTTCGCTTCGACAGGAAGTATTGATGTGTAGCGTAGTACTCTTTTTGCCCTCCGAAATCCCAAGTCCTGAACACCACCGGTCCATGCGTCGAATGCCCTCTGATTTTCTTCTCACAGATCCAATCACCAATATCCACTCCAACCGTAGACATGTTGATCCCCCGACTAGTCTTCGTGTTGATATTCTTATGCCCCATTCGTTTTGCCCAGTGATCTACCTGCTTCTTGTTTCTCGTCGGACCCTCACTCCTCAACTGGTCCAGCAGGCTTGTCTTCCCAATTCCCTGAACCCCCACAACCATCAGTTTCATCCTCGCGTAAGGCCGAGCGTCCTCATACACCGACTTCAAATACCCAATGATATCCATCGTCTTGTACTTCTTACTCTCGATCATCGATCTCAGCGGATCCTGCAACGAACAACCCCTCGTATTCAGATTCCACAGCCTTGACAACAAACCCATGTGCGGCGGTAACTCCGTTATATCCATGTTCCCGCTGATGTTCAACACGCTCAGGTTGGTCAGCTCATGAATCGATGGTGGAATCTCCTTCAACGAGTTGTTACTGATGTCCAACATGGACAAGTTCGGGAATATCAACCGCGACTTGGCCACCCCAATCAAGCTCCATTCCGCATCTTCCGATTCGCCGAGCGTTGTCACATCGTCCGTAGATAGCTGGATTCGCGTCAACGAGTTATCAGCCAATACCAACGTTCGCAAGGATTCCAACCGGAGGTGACGCCGATGGACGCAAACGCTCTTGAGAACTGCCGTCCTCAGCGACGTTATGTTGTTGGAACTGGAGGACGACTTTACAACGGTAACCTCGTTGGAATACGGCGTACTGGAGCTTCCCGAGCTGGCAACGGAGTTTTTGGAGGAGTTCTTCTTTGGTTCTTGCGGGTTGTAGCACATCAGGTGCGGATCGGAAGCAGCGATCCGTGGCAAGCTTGGCCAGCAACTAATTTCGTTGTGACCCAGATCCAGTTGTTTGAGAGACGCCGGATAGCTGGTAACGTGTCCCATCGAGCGAAGGCTGTTGTAGGACATGTTGAGGCGAGTAAGGTTCACGGCAAGACAGGGTAGGGCAAGCGGAATACTGGTGAAAAGATTGTTGGCAAGGTTGAGGCTGCTTAGCTGCGAAACGGTGTGATCGTTTTTGGAATCTGGGAGGCGCAGCTCCTGATCGGTTACTTCGAGGGACTTTGACCAGATGTGATGCTTGACGAGTTCCAAGCTGGCAACGTGGCGATTTCGGGTGAGGGAATCGCTATTGTCTTCATAGGAATACGCGTGGAAGAGACATGCTTCCGTCACTGGGGAAGGGGGTTCTGTAGCGTCGGTACCCAGATCGGCAATGTTTGGTAGCGATGGGAGATCTTTGAGGAAGTTGAAAGCGACGTTGAACTCCTTCAGTTTCGGAGACTTCCACAGCTCGAACGGAAGTTCTTGGAGTTTGTTGTTGGAGACATCCAGGATGCTCAGACTGGGAAGAAGGAAGAGTCGAGGAGGAATGTACTCGAGTCGGTTGTCTTGTAAGTAGAGTTCTTCCAGCACTGGGCAGTTGTATTCGGGTGGTAAGGTTTTGGAGGTGCGACGTTTTTGGGGTTGATACGTCGAGCAGGCGTCGATGTCTTCTGGCAGGGGAATGCGTTCAATTTTGTTCTGTGCTGCGTTTAGGTAGCGGAGGCTACCTAGAGAGAAGATTTCGGGTGGAAGATGCGCAAGGGAATTGTGAGAGATGTCAATGCGAGTGAGGGCTCCTAGAGATAGCTGGTAACAACGAGGATGACCTTTCAACTTTGGATTACACTGGAGAACGGCTTCGCTAAGCCAGGGCATTTTAATAAGCGCAAGACGATAATTATTGCTATGCCAATTGATCATGGTAGCAGTACTGGGAAATAAGGAACTGTAAGTGAAACTTCCGACTAGTGGAAAGGCGCTATATTCTGCCTCCTGGGCAAAGGCCTTCTTGTTGATCTTATAGTCCGGGTCGGCATGTGCTTTGATAGACAACAGTCTGCAGACGATTTGTTCATCTGCGTTTTGAATAGCGATACCCAGTGCTATCGATTGATCATCTTTGGCACCATATTTGAGAAGTAGATCAACCATAGCTAAGGATTTCTGACGAGTAGCTTCCGCCAGGGGAACGTTagaaaatccgtagatttcatCCGAAGCCCTAGAAGAGCAAACATTATATGAAATGAAACAAACTTACTAGACAGCTTCTACTCACTTGGGATCATTCTGGTCTTCAACGGCCCTCGCCACCACATTGGGATCCGCGCCGTTCTGCAACAGAAGCGTAACTACATCCAGGAAACCTCCACGTACTGCTGCCAGTAAAGCGGTCTCACGAGCCGCTCCACACAAGATATTCAGATCCAAAGGACATCGCAGCTCTGTGTTTTCATCTCGATCTTCACCTTGATCACGCCCCAGACTCAATCGAGACATGATCGATTGAATGCCGAACGATATCCTCCGGTTGGAAGGACTCAGCGGATTACTAGACGGAGTGATTGCTTCCCGTGCTCCTCCTCCACCATCATCTTCCAGCGAATACCTCACACACTTGACCTTCCAGTTCAACAGCAATTCAACCAACTGCCGATTCCCCAAAAGGCAACTAACATACAGGGCTGTTTGACCGGTGACATCCTGGGTATTCGGATCGAAGGCCAAACGCCACTCGAGCTCTCCGCTAGGATCTCTGGAAAGGGGTGATTTGATTCTACTTGGTTAGCAAGGACAACAAGGTTTGATTAGCAAATGAGGATGGGATGAAGGAACCAATTGAACAAAAGAAAACCAATTTGATAGATGTTCATGAAATGGCATCTTGACTTTATAGAGTTCTTACCTGAACGAACTCATCAACTCCTCCGGATATTGATTCCGGATGAGCAACTCAACCACCGAGCAGTGCCCGTTGATACAAGCTGCATGGAATGGTAACCATCGCTCCACCGTCAACTGCTGGACCAATTCCGGAAATCGTTCCAGCAGCATCGACGCAACTTTCTTATGTCCGTTATGAACCGCCGTATAGAGCGGAGAATAACGCGTCACAGCATGTGCCCTTCCATCCGCCCCTGCATCCAACAGAAGTTGAACGATGCGCTCGGACCCGTTCTGGGAAGCTCTACAAGTGCGGAAACAACTCAGAATAGGTATCAACCATTCAAATGACGGGAAACCTACATGAAAAGAAGCGTGTTTGCTCCTCCCGGAGCCATGTTGACGATGATCTCCCTCTCCGGACCGATGTTGTCCAGCAGCAGTTGAACTAGCGTCTCGTCCGAAGATGCCACCGCTTCGCGCAGATTCTTGTGCTTCTGGGCTCGGATCTGCTCCCGGGTATCTGCAAGTGGAAATGAAATATGGACACATTTAAGGACAGGTGATCAAGGCGAATCGAGAGATCAATTTCAGCTGACGGTTGCAACATCGTAACCCCTAAGTTACTTCCAGTTTTTCCAACGCATTTCACATGTGATCGGGTTTAGGTGTCGATTTACTGTGTAATAAACATGATTTGCAACGAACTGTATGAACCCATGCGTGATGCGGTTTTTGCGGTTGACTGCCGTGTCTGGCTGCTTCGAACGGATGGAACGCACGGAAATGCGGTGGGGAATCGAAGTTCGATGGAGCGCGATGGAATAGTTATTGCTATTGCTGAATGGAGCACTTTAGGGTGAATAAAAAACTATCGTCGGATCGGATGTGAATCCACTAATTGGAATTGAAATTGATGTTTaaattgaatcaattcaatctgCGAAGAATAACTGTCGATTATGTGTATCTATTTCTATAACAGAATAACAGACTTCCGTTGTAGGAAGGTAGCACGTTGCTGTAGTCCTGTTTCGTACATAATACACTGCCCACATTATTATGGGTCACCTTCtcacgattattagtcactctGTTCCACACGCATTTCAAATGgaaatgacccataatagtggttGACCCATGATAGTGTGACCACTGTACATACATAGTCCAATTGCATCTTTTGACCAAGGTGTTCTTGACGGACTTCGATGGCATTCTATGTTTTGGAGATTCACGTCTGCATTGACTTAGTAGCGATAactaaatttttcaacaattgataTACAACAGACCATCTCAAATAGTGTCCGATTTTTACGTTTCATGACTTTGGTTCGATACAGGAACTATACTGCAGAGTGATTCCATTGGCCTAATAATAATTCCTTTTTGCTTGACCTCATACTACTCATACTCATAGCCCTGAATTGAAGACGACAAATtccgttcaaaattatttagaaTCATGATAACGTACTCCTCCATTGCGTCTTTTGTATCTCTTCTTATTGTGCTAAATACCTACTCGCAGGATTGGAAGGTTTCACGGACAACTTATTGCAGGATTGCATTCAGATTTCGATGCTTTACACTGAACGGAATCTCCCGCCAtgaattgaatgatttgtaattcaCTTGACTGCAATTCATCATAATCCTCATTTTGAATGATTATTAAAAGATATGATGCATCCACTGACTCTAAAATAAAATCATCCAatgatttgatgatttttagTGCGCATCCGTATGacattaaataattaaattacagtcgacatctcgatgttctacatctcgatatctcttccTATGGACTAatgcactgccgttatacgcataattgtgccatgttactttttgtgcattttgactttttttcatcaaacagtttatttttacgtatagttttagaaaacacttaccaaacattaactttgttcggaaactcaatgaaaagcaagccaagtcaatttgcccattgatgaatttccacgcataactgtcccactactgtatttctacgcataactgtcacactatacaattcgctgcgctaatcttgaacaaaatattcagttgtcagttttgaattcgctggtgtttgggaaaatcgtttttaaCATCTTCTTACGTTGGTTTTGCATCCCATGTgaaacacaacctgttttatgtgtttgtattatcgggatgcaatcatcattcatgcgagtcTGATgtcaaattttattgaaattttcaatattaaaatattttttcccatccgttcttcaatgaatttcagttaaATTATCAGGGTCAATCACAAAGtttttctagtttttggaaccgcggttgtcgattagaaatttaccgtaattttgAATTCATCGCGGGGAGCACTGAAGTAATCCCACTTAAAGAATCAGAAACCACTtcaatttcgagtccatggtttgcgacaaatcaacttcatgatttagcaaaccaagtctaaataaaaatggttcGACCATCATTTGGATGACTttgccacatgctgggttgttccgaataccggttcactggtggaggTGGCCATCATAtaggcgaatctgaaacctggcttgcgacatatcaattttcactAAAGGTGGTTCAGTTGTATTttaatgacttgaccacatgtcggattgttccgaattcctGGTTTCATGGGGGAAATGGCCA is a genomic window containing:
- the LOC5570593 gene encoding leucine-rich repeat serine/threonine-protein kinase 1 isoform X1; amino-acid sequence: MLLCRKIHELRIVELAINKNLSILKAALWDNVELLEDLLQEEVHLIDCLDSWGRAPIHAAAITADSRCLPMLINAGANIDATCGPRGDNKTALHLSAEHGHVSNVQVLLDAGASFVAKDRNGLTALDLADRSGHESCVNLLKEAADTREQIRAQKHKNLREAVASSDETLVQLLLDNIGPEREIIVNMAPGGANTLLFIASQNGSERIVQLLLDAGADGRAHAVTRYSPLYTAVHNGHKKVASMLLERFPELVQQLTVERWLPFHAACINGHCSVVELLIRNQYPEELMSSFRIKSPLSRDPSGELEWRLAFDPNTQDVTGQTALYVSCLLGNRQLVELLLNWKVKCVRYSLEDDGGGGAREAITPSSNPLSPSNRRISFGIQSIMSRLSLGRDQGEDRDENTELRCPLDLNILCGAARETALLAAVRGGFLDVVTLLLQNGADPNVVARAVEDQNDPKASDEIYGFSNVPLAEATRQKSLAMVDLLLKYGAKDDQSIALGIAIQNADEQIVCRLLSIKAHADPDYKINKKAFAQEAEYSAFPLVGSFTYSSLFPSTATMINWHSNNYRLALIKMPWLSEAVLQCNPKLKGHPRCYQLSLGALTRIDISHNSLAHLPPEIFSLGSLRYLNAAQNKIERIPLPEDIDACSTYQPQKRRTSKTLPPEYNCPVLEELYLQDNRLEYIPPRLFLLPSLSILDVSNNKLQELPFELWKSPKLKEFNVAFNFLKDLPSLPNIADLGTDATEPPSPVTEACLFHAYSYEDNSDSLTRNRHVASLELVKHHIWSKSLEVTDQELRLPDSKNDHTVSQLSSLNLANNLFTSIPLALPCLAVNLTRLNMSYNSLRSMGHVTSYPASLKQLDLGHNEISCWPSLPRIAASDPHLMCYNPQEPKKNSSKNSVASSGSSSTPYSNEVTVVKSSSSSNNITSLRTAVLKSVCVHRRHLRLESLRTLVLADNSLTRIQLSTDDVTTLGESEDAEWSLIGVAKSRLIFPNLSMLDISNNSLKEIPPSIHELTNLSVLNISGNMDITELPPHMGLLSRLWNLNTRGCSLQDPLRSMIESKKYKTMDIIGYLKSVYEDARPYARMKLMVVGVQGIGKTSLLDQLRSEGPTRNKKQVDHWAKRMGHKNINTKTSRGINMSTVGVDIGDWICEKKIRGHSTHGPVVFRTWDFGGQKEYYATHQYFLSKRSLYLVLWRIIDGRKGLAEVLQWLGNIQARAPNSPVIIVGTHYDAVGETLPAKKAEELQQIIRDRFIAVSDAEKIGLPRVLDSIEVSCRTGHNIKLLANLIYDTAFSLRPPGCKEPLLYQRVPASYLALEDVVGAISSSLRQFGADPVLDADRYRSMVTQEMQLRGFKGFRDWSELNQATMFLHDNGVLLHYDDATLRDLYFLDPQWLCDMLAHVVTVREINPFARTGVMKMDDLQHVFKSSCLGSSDNRGYIVSLLNKFEVALSWDARTLLIPSLLPLEEDSTADRVVTVKIATRSKGWVMRTRRNPLNTNLPTYEPVTSEPQTPTLNNACDIQTLPRHEQTISRLLLMSYFPSGFWSRLITRVLADDQVIEAIRSLYPLPKDVSSDPDINQVLNMSSHWAVWQTGLALYYGSTLVFKMREISVTCPTSPYRNPMNRFKLKQDGIWCDIDLTSTSILEIYFPFNALKIRKLDEVGAELASVEIEVNVRCLTQLLALSVDHIDLLLEDWYPTLGTRFVHTSEGRFLVTRLVPCPKCLRDCEDRHVPNFPSQVKSSSGVMGTQRPMMHKRLSVDRRQEFGESSGLNELPGILNDLVPSRKSQDSVGWSDCDSGVGQESADSSRATSIEGHPLVNAGDMPGPPSYSWMVEECILAAYDKKSVACPIHGEIDLSRITPDVNFLDLSENYVIKSGDITRGPLLGRGAFGFVFKATCKTRGSKTIIPVAMKMLQPVAPGPRARQSAIIAYKAALGKWERDPLQHSCKAYCTARQELAVLLTLRHPNIVPLIGVCTQPLALVLDLAPKGALDAVLRHFRRSGARIGPYCFQSLVLQAAKAMEYLHRRRVIYRDLKAENILVWEFPEPHADDHPSNAVHIKVADYGISRITLPSGSKGFGGTEGFMAPEIMRHNGEEEYTEKVDCFSFGMFLYELIALRQPFEGHEAVKECILEGGRPVLTQRETHFPSYCLDLMVLCWDQQPKVRPSASQIVSIASAPEFTHLIDIISLSHPGNTMDGIACPIASVDDETVISGHELWLPCSNSRIDILHGSIKGWQQYHRIMCPQIGTPVKSANGSGYHSQPTTPHQVKQIKLMVACIVEKAVWIGDAEGNIYAFNASDCVHQFSYALEPAQPCPVVALVYLKKFSRVAAGLENGRMFLLDSTLTPSTSVSAEGSFVLSELGSGERLYSACPLWKNDSECELWCGETDGAMNVFSLKNTHVSGQHHLTHFQTPLPTRGLTVALLCASDDWVYSYVAPGCILYQWRSTGKQIENRLDCSKLVPCSESLKSIAIDEHLSPGKCQISAMAALNGELYVGTTWGCIIIIEKQTLRPITIFRPFEEDVRCIVPLYGGPTPMLVTIGRGYRSLIDRYTDVTTGHVTTPSAGAPDKRLKESLLKDRSNNMHALIWTAEHWTPI
- the LOC5570593 gene encoding leucine-rich repeat serine/threonine-protein kinase 1 isoform X3, with the translated sequence MLLCRKIHELRIVELAINKNLSILKAALWDNVELLEDLLQEEVHLIDCLDSWGRAPIHAAAITADSRCLPMLINAGANIDATCGPRGDNKTALHLSAEHGHVSNVQVLLDAGASFVAKDRNGLTALDLADRSGHESCVNLLKEAADTREQIRAQKHKNLREAVASSDETLVQLLLDNIGPEREIIVNMAPGGANTLLFIASQNGSERIVQLLLDAGADGRAHAVTRYSPLYTAVHNGHKKVASMLLERFPELVQQLTVERWLPFHAACINGHCSVVELLIRNQYPEELMSSFRDPSGELEWRLAFDPNTQDVTGQTALYVSCLLGNRQLVELLLNWKVKCVRYSLEDDGGGGAREAITPSSNPLSPSNRRISFGIQSIMSRLSLGRDQGEDRDENTELRCPLDLNILCGAARETALLAAVRGGFLDVVTLLLQNGADPNVVARAVEDQNDPKASDEIYGFSNVPLAEATRQKSLAMVDLLLKYGAKDDQSIALGIAIQNADEQIVCRLLSIKAHADPDYKINKKAFAQEAEYSAFPLVGSFTYSSLFPSTATMINWHSNNYRLALIKMPWLSEAVLQCNPKLKGHPRCYQLSLGALTRIDISHNSLAHLPPEIFSLGSLRYLNAAQNKIERIPLPEDIDACSTYQPQKRRTSKTLPPEYNCPVLEELYLQDNRLEYIPPRLFLLPSLSILDVSNNKLQELPFELWKSPKLKEFNVAFNFLKDLPSLPNIADLGTDATEPPSPVTEACLFHAYSYEDNSDSLTRNRHVASLELVKHHIWSKSLEVTDQELRLPDSKNDHTVSQLSSLNLANNLFTSIPLALPCLAVNLTRLNMSYNSLRSMGHVTSYPASLKQLDLGHNEISCWPSLPRIAASDPHLMCYNPQEPKKNSSKNSVASSGSSSTPYSNEVTVVKSSSSSNNITSLRTAVLKSVCVHRRHLRLESLRTLVLADNSLTRIQLSTDDVTTLGESEDAEWSLIGVAKSRLIFPNLSMLDISNNSLKEIPPSIHELTNLSVLNISGNMDITELPPHMGLLSRLWNLNTRGCSLQDPLRSMIESKKYKTMDIIGYLKSVYEDARPYARMKLMVVGVQGIGKTSLLDQLRSEGPTRNKKQVDHWAKRMGHKNINTKTSRGINMSTVGVDIGDWICEKKIRGHSTHGPVVFRTWDFGGQKEYYATHQYFLSKRSLYLVLWRIIDGRKGLAEVLQWLGNIQARAPNSPVIIVGTHYDAVGETLPAKKAEELQQIIRDRFIAVSDAEKIGLPRVLDSIEVSCRTGHNIKLLANLIYDTAFSLRPPGCKEPLLYQRVPASYLALEDVVGAISSSLRQFGADPVLDADRYRSMVTQEMQLRGFKGFRDWSELNQATMFLHDNGVLLHYDDATLRDLYFLDPQWLCDMLAHVVTVREINPFARTGVMKMDDLQHVFKSSCLGSSDNRGYIVSLLNKFEVALSWDARTLLIPSLLPLEEDSTADRVVTVKIATRSKGWVMRTRRNPLNTNLPTYEPVTSEPQTPTLNNACDIQTLPRHEQTISRLLLMSYFPSGFWSRLITRVLADDQVIEAIRSLYPLPKDVSSDPDINQVLNMSSHWAVWQTGLALYYGSTLVFKMREISVTCPTSPYRNPMNRFKLKQDGIWCDIDLTSTSILEIYFPFNALKIRKLDEVGAELASVEIEVNVRCLTQLLALSVDHIDLLLEDWYPTLGTRFVHTSEGRFLVTRLVPCPKCLRDCEDRHVPNFPSQVKSSSGVMGTQRPMMHKRLSVDRRQEFGESSGLNELPGILNDLVPSRKSQDSVGWSDCDSGVGQESADSSRATSIEGHPLVNAGDMPGPPSYSWMVEECILAAYDKKSVACPIHGEIDLSRITPDVNFLDLSENYVIKSGDITRGPLLGRGAFGFVFKATCKTRGSKTIIPVAMKMLQPVAPGPRARQSAIIAYKAALGKWERDPLQHSCKAYCTARQELAVLLTLRHPNIVPLIGVCTQPLALVLDLAPKGALDAVLRHFRRSGARIGPYCFQSLVLQAAKAMEYLHRRRVIYRDLKAENILVWEFPEPHADDHPSNAVHIKVADYGISRITLPSGSKGFGGTEGFMAPEIMRHNGEEEYTEKVDCFSFGMFLYELIALRQPFEGHEAVKECILEGGRPVLTQRETHFPSYCLDLMVLCWDQQPKVRPSASQIVSIASAPEFTHLIDIISLSHPGNTMDGIACPIASVDDETVISGHELWLPCSNSRIDILHGSIKGWQQYHRIMCPQIGTPVKSANGSGYHSQPTTPHQVKQIKLMVACIVEKAVWIGDAEGNIYAFNASDCVHQFSYALEPAQPCPVVALVYLKKFSRVAAGLENGRMFLLDSTLTPSTSVSAEGSFVLSELGSGERLYSACPLWKNDSECELWCGETDGAMNVFSLKNTHVSGQHHLTHFQTPLPTRGLTVALLCASDDWVYSYVAPGCILYQWRSTGKQIENRLDCSKLVPCSESLKSIAIDEHLSPGKCQISAMAALNGELYVGTTWGCIIIIEKQTLRPITIFRPFEEDVRCIVPLYGGPTPMLVTIGRGYRSLIDRYTDVTTGHVTTPSAGAPDKRLKESLLKDRSNNMHALIWTAEHWTPI